The window CCGGGGTAGCGTTCATTACCCTTGTGCAGTGTTCCTGCCAGTCCTGAAGGCTTCGCTTTTCCTGTGTGGTAAGGTGTGTTTGCTTCATTATTCTGCGTGGTTACGAATGAAATTAGACTGGTAAGGAATGAAGCGTTTGGCCAATTCGAAGTCTTCACGGATAAGGAAATCATTGAATTCCTTGAATACCTGAATGTATAGTGAAAGGTTAATTTTCTTGTCCAGCTTTTCCACTGCCATGGCTATTTTTAAAATGCTGTCAGTCTCTTTACTGTTAAGCGGGCGGTTCTCTTCCCTTGCAGCCTCTTCCAGTTGGTTGACTTGTGAAAGCAGGTTACTTACCAGCTTGTCCCTGGTCACTGTCTTGTGATCCCTGATTTTTTTCCAATCACCGGCTTGCACCCAGCGGGAAATAGTGTTTTCGGGAGTGTCTAGTAAATCTGCTATTTCCTTTTGGCTGTAGAAATTAAAGAAGTATGATTCAGCCAGTATTTTGCGCTTTTTAAGTGGAATAGGATTGGCCATTTGCTTTTGTTTTTCTCAAAAGTGATTGGTTTTAACGGCCTTATCAAGGTGTAAAATTGCTAAGTAGATGAAATTATGTAAGGGTTACGACTTCTTTCGTAATTAGAAAAATAGGTGCTTGATTGATGGATAAAAAGCTTTCACTTTTGGGAAAAAGCAATCAGAAAGCTTATGAATTTACACCCCGTTATAATATGTAGTAATAAGGTTAATAGGTATGGGTTCCGTGTCTTGGCTTCAGGCATAGAGCTTGGCATGTATGAAAAGAACCCTATACTACTCTATGCCCATCAAAGGCCAAACAGGGATAACCCAAACATTACCCCAGTGGGTAAGATGCATAACATTCACCTTAATGAAGCCAATGAATTGGTTGGTGAAATGGAGTTTGACCAGGACGATGAATTTGCCATCAAGCTAGAAAAGAAGTGGGAAAAGGGTATGTTAAATGCTGTTTCCCTCAAAGCTGAAATGGTAGAAGTATCAGACGACCCACAATATTTACTACCAGGCCAAAAACTCCCTACCCTTACCAAATCACTATTAGAGGAAATTTCCATAGAGCCGGTACCGGGTGACAGTGAGGCTGTGGCCCTTAGACTACATTATAAAGGTGAATCACCTACAGTAATAAGTCTTTCTGATGACAATAATCCTGATTTAGAAAAATTATTTCCATCCATCAATAAAAATCAAACTGACATGAAAATTATTGCACTGGCTTTCAAAGGCCAAAAACACGTGACATTGGCAAGCGGTGCCAGTGAGGAAGACATTGCCAACGCTGTGACTGACCTTGTAGCTAAAGTAAACACCTTGGAAGCCGACAAAGTAAGCTTATCAGCCGACCTTCAGGCTAAAACAGACTTAGCCACCCAGCTTCAAGAAAAGCTTAAAACGGTGAAGCTATCGGCCATCAATGAAAAAGCTGAAGCCCTGGTCAATGCAGCCGGGCCAAGTGGGAGTAAGAAACTTACCGCTGAAGAAATGCCGGAATACATTGAATTGGCTAAGACCAACTATGATGCTGTGAAAAACATCCTGGACAAAAGGAAAGGGTTTAGCTCTGTGGCTGATCACTTAAACCAAAAGGCTGAAGGTAACGGCGGTAAATACGCTGAATTGTCCTTTAGGGAGATAGAAAAGCAAGGCAAGGCCGCTGATCTAAAAGCCACTGACCCGGAACTTTTTAAGGAAAAGTATAAAGCGCAATACGGGGTAGACTACAAAGGATAGGCTAGCCTTCAGTAATCATTCAAAAACGTAATCAATCTATTATTTAACAACCATAATAATTATGAAAGTGCTTAAAAGAATCAAGTGGGGTGCAGTCCTCTTTAATTTGTTAATGGCCCTAATGATGGGCGTAGCAGGTCAGGCCCTAGGGCTAAATGCCTATGCAGTGGCAGGAACGGTGTTCACCGCTGGAATGGTGATGCCAAAGGAAATCAAAATGGCTTTCCCTATGGCCGTACAGGTGGAAATGTGGCAAAGTGACTTTATAGAAAATCTATTTAGTGACAACCCGTTTATGAATTATTCATTCAATGGGGACGAATATGTATTGAAGGGTAAGGTTGTGCATATACCGGTGGTAGGGGCAAAGCCAACCATCACTAAAAATAATACTTCATGGCCTCTTACTGTTACCCAAAGAGCGGACAGTGATATAGTTTACGCTATCGATGTTTACAGTACCGGGGCAATTCATATAGTGGATGCAGACAAAGTAGAATTGTCTTATGATAAGCGACAATCTGTAATAGAAGAAGAATCATCAGCCCTTAATGAAACTGCTGGAGACTGGATGTTAAGGGATTGGTTTAGCAAAACCATCAATGGTGATACTGTAACAGGGCAAATAATCCGTACCACCGGCGGGGCTGATGCTACAGCTGTAGCGGCACACTTGCCAAGTGCTACAGGTAACCGCTTGAAATTTGTAAAAGCTGACCTGAAGGCAGCTTCTGTACTAATGAACAAAGCTAAGATTTCTAAAAAAGACAGGTATGCCATCTTTGATAGTGAAATGATCAGCCAACTACAGGATGATCCTGATTTGATCAAACGAGATGGTGTAAACGGCGGTGAAGTGAACCTTAAAGAAGGGGTGATCATGAAGCTTTATGGATTTAATATCATGGAAAGGGCTGAAGTGTTGCGTTTCACTAATGCGGCAACCCCTGTGGTAGTTGATCCAGGTGCAGCGGGCGCAACCACTCATAATGCGGGTGTGCTTTGCTGGCAGAAAAACGCCGTAGAAAAAGCCCTTGGTGAAGTTAAGTTCTTTGAAAACGTGGACGATGCGACCTATCAAGGTGATGTATATAGTGCATTACTTAGAGTAGGTGGAAGGATCAGAAGAGCAGCGGGCGTGGTGGCCATTGTACAGGCGGCTACATCTTAAGCCAATCAGGGAGGGTAAAAGCTCCCTGATATTACCTTTTAAATAAAACAGCAAACGACAAAACCAATAGATAGATGCAAGTTGATTTAGGACAGAAAGTAGGGACGGCCATAGCCTCTTTAGGTAGCTTCGTCACGGCCTATGTAGCCAGTGAACAATTAATAAATGAGCTGATTCGCCTACTTTCTTCCTCTATCATTGCTGCCCTGGGTGCCTTGATTGGATTCTTTGTAACAAAGGCACTAAGGAAGTGGGAAAAGAGAATAGAGGAAAGAAACAAATTGAAACCACCCTGTGAAGACTTATAATATGACTGACTTTGAAATAGCTTATAATAAAGTGATGGGCCATGAAGGCGGTTATCATGCCGGTACGGGTGCTAACGCTGCTGATAGAGGCGGTGAAACTTACAAGGGCATTGCAAGGCGGTTTCATGCAAAATGGAATGGCTGGGAAATTATAGACGGCTTGAAAAAAGAATCTAATTTCCCACGCAATCTAAAGCAGCATAGCCAGCTTCAAGGATCGGTAAATGATTTCTATAAAGAACACTTTTGGGAGACTAACAAGCTAGGAAGCTTACGTTTTCAGCAACTGAAAAACAAGCTTTTTGACATTGGGGTAAATATGGGGAAAGCCACAGCGGCAACATTCCTCCAACGTGGGTTTAATTACCTATGCAGGGGCAATACGGCCTCTAAATTAAAGGTGGATGCAGTAATAGGTGCTATTACTATAAGCCGTATTAACCAACTGAATGACAATGATGCCAGGCACCTTTATAACCTACTGAACATACAGCAGGGGCGGCACTATCTGAACATCCTTGACAATGATAGCAGTCAGGAAGCTTTTACCCGAGGGTGGATAGACCGACTTAATTTAATCAATCAATCTTAAAAATAGGACAATGCAGGAAAAGAAGAAATTTAATGAAACTACTGTAGGCAAAGTTTTAGGCGGGGTGCTACGTGGAGCAGTGAGGGAATTGCCATTGGTGGGCGGTGTGATTGATAATATACAATCACCCGAAGGTGGTACAGGTAGGATCAAAGCCAGTGAACTAACCGGGCAAATTATAGCGGGCGGTATCATCTTAATTTCATTGCTTCGCGGCCTTGGGATCATAGAGCAGACGGCATTTGATGTAATCATAGGGATATTAACCGCAATGCTATAGCCATGATCAAACGACTTGCATCTAAACTGATTGAATGGCTTACCCCTATTGCCTATGAAGCCTTAACGCTTGATAAGGTAAATAGAAAACTAATCCAACCATTACCCGGCTTGCCGGGCTACTATAAGTTTACCGCCCCTGCTGATATGCCACAGGGGCGGTTTATCCATTACTTACACCTGACCAAAAGGCTTGATTTGAATGTGGATGAAGACCTATTAAACACCTATTTAGATGCCTTTACAAAGGCGTTTGAAAGTGGTGATTCAGGAAAGTTCAATGGGTTGGTGTTTATGCTTAGGGACACTTTGGCAAATGTGACCCCTATAGAAACTTACTATTGGATAGCGGCCCTTTTGTATTTCGATAAGACCGAAGACCTAACCACTTTTGATTTTGATTATAACCAAAAGAAAGTGGCTTATTTCAAAAGTTTACCCAATCAGACTTTTTTTTTGGCCACGCTCATAAAGAACTGTCAGGGTATTGGCGAAGCATCACTGCCAGACATAGAAGCCTTTTTGAAAGAAAGTCAAGTGAAGGCCGAAAGTTACAAGCGGATTCTTACCACAGCGACATAATCAAAACGCTGAATGAGCATGAATTTATAACCCTTCAGTACTGCGAGGGTAACGAACTGGCAGCAAAGGAAATGACCAACGGGACTACAGAAAGTTATTACCGCTGGCTGGAAGTAAAGACCAAACTACACCGAAAGAAAAATGGCTAATATACCTTTAAGAGCAGATATTGACAACCGGTCATTTGAATCGGTCAAAAAGTATTTGGATGAAATAGCCAGAAAGGCGGGCATGTCTGAAAAAGAGATTGACGACATGAATAAGTCTATAGAAAACAGCGGTAAGAAATCAAATGAAGCATCCAAGAAAGCCAAAGGAGGGTTGGATGATCTTAACAAAACCGCAAAAAGTGTAGGGGCTGCCATGTTGGCGGCTTTCTCTGTTCAGGCTGTTATAGCCCTGGGTAATCAGGTAGTTAATGTTACTGCCAAGTTTCAGAAAATGGAAGCCATGCTAAGGGTAGCCCTTGGTTCCCAAAGTGATGCTACCAGGGCAATGGAAATGATAAGCGACTTTGCGGGTAAAACGCCCTTTCAGGTAGAAGAGCTTACCCAAAGCTTTGTAAAGCTTACTAACCAGGGCTTCAAACCTACCCGTGACCAACTTAGGCAAATGGGAGACTTGGCCGCCTCAATGGGTAAAGACTTTGACCAACTAACAGAAGCCATTTTAGATGCCCAAACGGGAGAGTTTGAGAGGTTAAAAGAATTTGGTATTCGTGCCAGTTCTGAAGGTGACCGGGTGAGGTTTACCTTCAAAGGCGTGACAACTGAAGTGCAAAAGACTGATGAAGCCATGAGGGGTTATATTTTATCCCTTGGGGATGCTGCGGGCATTTCCGGTGCCATGGCTGAAGTTTCGGCCACTGTGGGCGGTCAGCTGTCTAACCTTTCTGATAACTGGACAATGTTAATGAAAGAAATAGGAGACGGTACAGGCGGGGTGATTTCCTATGCTATTGGAGAATTGAACACCTTGGTAACTACCCTTAGAAACTTTGGGGCCTTCGCTGAAGGTCTAAACCCGTTTAAGAGCGTTCAGGATTGGAGCTTTGAAACAAAGAAGGCTTTGCTTGACCTTGGAATGACTAATAGCGGGAAACTGATTTCTGATTTATTGGAACCTATTGATAAGATAGACTTTACCAAACTGGAAGAGGGTAGTACAGCCTATATGGAGTTCCTTAGAATCTTTGAACAGGAAGGGGAAGATATAAAGGAAGTGCAGGGGCTTTGGGAAACTTACGTGGAAGTAAGGAAAAATGACTACTACAGCACTTTGGCAGATGCGGGGCGGGCCTACTTTGAAGCTGAAGGCAAAGCCAGACGGGCGCAAGTGGAAGCAGATGAAGAGGCCAGAAAACAAGCTGAAGAAGCTTTGGCCGTTCAGCGGGCAAAAGTACAGGCAGAACAAGACAGGATTAACGGGCTTGGCTTGATTGCTAAGTTAGAACATGATATTACCGAGGCACAAAAAGAGCGGTCACAGGCAGGAAGTGTGGCTGAAGTTTCCCGTATAGATGCCCGTATTGAAAAGCTCCAGAAAGAATTGGCTTTGGTGAATATGCTTGCCAATGGCATTGATACCGGTAACCGTGACCCTTTCGAGGGATTGGAAGAAAGCACTACAGCCACTTTTGAAAAGGTGAATGAAGCGGCTAAAAATGGGCTTGATAAGTTTGTAGATCAGTATAAAGAAGCCAATGAAAAAGCAAAAAAATCTGATGAAGACCTAGCCAGGCACAAAGAAGAGGTAATGAAAGGCGGCATTTCCACCGCCTTAACCGTGGCTTCCGGTATAGCTGATATTAATTACTTTGCTTCACAGGAAAGAATAGCTCAATTAGAAGCCGAAAAAGAAGCCAGCTTGGCTTTAGCTGGAGACGATGTACAACAGCGGGAAGTCTTAGAGAAACAATATAATGAAAAAATAAGGGCTGAAAAGGTCAAGCAAGCTAAGTTTGACAAAGCTGCCTCATTGTTTGAAATAGGCTTGAATGCTGCTATAGGTATATCCAAAGCCATTGCAGCAAGTCCGGTAACCTTTGGTTTGCCTTTTTCGGCATTTGTGGCAGCACAAGCAGCCGTACAGGCGGCGGTAGTACTGGCTAAGCCCCTACCTAAATACAAGGACGGTGTATTTGACCTTGACGGGCCGGGGACTTCTACAAGTGATTCAATAACAGCTAGGCTTTCTAAGGGTGAATCTGTAGTGCATGCAAAGGGTACGGAGAAATTTAAAGACATCTTGAAACCTATCATTGAAGATAAAAATTTCACCTATGAAAAGCTTTTAGGTATAGCCCTGGACAAAGTGCCATTAAAGTTGCGAGGGGATGTAATGAACCCGCCGATAAAAGACAAGTCAGGTACAGACACGGCCTTACTAAAAGGATTGTATAGGCTTGAAAAGGCTTATAAGAATAAAAAGGAAACGGTAATTACTATAGATAGGAACGGCGTTTCACAACGTGAGCGGAGCAGGTCAAGAGTAATCAAACAACAAAGAGAATGGCTTTATGACTAATTGGCGATTTATTTTTAATAGTGAAGAGCGGGGCGAATACGAAACGGCTCATGAACCCATGTCATGGAGGGATAGAGAAACCCGCCTTGTCAGGGATATGAACACCTATGGCATTACCCGTGAGATCACAAGCCCTATTGTTTTCATTAAGGATGCTAAGGCATATGTCCAGGACGTATTTAACCAATCCGGTTATAATGCAAATATTACATTCAGGGTATTTGAGTACAATCCTTTGATTAGGGATTATGAACAATATTTTTCGGGGGTTCTGATCCTAAAAGGAATAGAAATAGGGCCTTCAGAACTTCAAGTAATGGCTACGCCTAATACCATCCAGGAACGGATCAAAAACAGGGGTAATACTGAAATAGAACTTTCATCTACTTTCAGTATTGGTGGTAATGCTGTGTTTGTGGAAAATGAAATAACAGCTACGCTTCATAGTAGGCTAATTGTACAAAGCCAAAGCAATATTTGGGCGAATGAAAAAACCATTGCTATGACATCAGGTCAACACCTTCAGGTTGGGTGGGATGAATACCCAAAAGACGATCTGAAAGGGTGGATAAAAGAGCGGGTAACCATTGCTTCAAGTGAAGTGTTTCCAGTGTATAAATGTGAAGAGGGCGGCAATCATGTTTTTGATGTATTCTTTGCTGTGGATAGTAGTAGCGGTTATGAAGATGAGCTGCAATTCTATTACCGATTGAATGACAATTCGCCGGTACCTGTTTCTACTTCTTACGTGTCTGTGGTTGATGGTTTTTCTTACAGCTTTTATTTGGTTGAATTTGATGGTACTATAGCTATGGATCCAGGAGATACTTTTTATTTTTATGGGGTCTGTGGTAGAAACTTTACGGCAAAGGTGGGGGTACGTGGATTTACCCGTTACCCGGCCATAGATGACGATAGATTTACAGTAAACGCAAAAACATATAATGAACCCAATGAAGCGGGTGGTTTCCTTTCTTTTGAGGCGTTTAATCAAGTGCTTAAATCTGTTACAGATCGAAAGACAATTCTTTCAAGTTCTATTCTTGGCAGGACTGATTTAGGTTATAATGTGGATGGTGCAGCCGCTTTAAATATGATTACTTCAGGGGCTAAAATTGCTAATAAAACGGGAACCGTTAAAACCACATTAAACAAGCTTTTAAAGGCTTTTAAATGTGCATATAATTTGGGTATGTCCGTGGTTTCGTTACCTGATGGTACAGAGAAAGTGGTAATAGAAGAAATGGCACATTTCTTTAAAAATAAAGTAGGTGTAACCCTAACTGATGTGTGGAACCTTAGGAAGCGTGTAGCGGTGGATTTGGTGCATAACAGGGTAAATGCTGGCTACACCAATTATGAAACAGATGTGAACAACAGTTCTGATGACTTTTGCACCCAAAGCACCTATATTATACCTGGGTTGTTTATAGAAAATGAATTGGATTTATTAAACCCATTTATTGCCAGCATGTACGCTATAGAGCAGAAAAGGAGGCTTGCCGGTTCTGATGACGAAAAGTTTGATAATGATGTTTTCATAATCAGCCTGGTAAGAGATATTGAAGGGTATAAGAGCCGGACTAATGAAGGGTTTGAAAGCGTTCTTGGAATTGAAGACCCGGCAAGTGCTTACAATCTTGATTTGCACTTGTCCAGGTGCTTAGAAAGACACGGTAATTATATAGCTAGTAACTACTACAAAAAGAATGGATTACTGGGTTATTCAGCCAGTGAATCAGCTTCAAATTTACAAACCTTAAAGTCAGGGGAAAACAGGTATAAGGAAGAAAGAAAGGCTATTCAATCAAAAGCCTTAACCAACCCTCTTTGGTTTCCTGAAGTATATGAATTTGAAGCGAAACTTACCACTTCACAGGATAGGGAAGTACAGGCTAAAATGTTTGAAATAATAGAGGTGGTAACCCCTTATGAAACTGTATATGGGTACCTAATGGAAAGAACCAGGAGCGAAGGGAATGAAGCAACGTTTACACTGTTAAGAGCAAATTACAATGGCTAAAATATTCTTAGATAAGGTAATAGAAGGCGACTTCTGGACGGGGTACCGGTTGTATGATATTTATTTTAACGACACAACCAAAATGGTAACCGCTGAATTTTACGGTGCTTATGCTATTGGTACTCCTTCAGGGGTAACACACACATTTGGAGACATCATTTATGATGAATGCATAGGAGCAGACAAGTACCAGGTAGTAAAAACGCAACTTAATCCATTTGGTGAAGTTGTGATTCAAAGGAATGCTTCAGAATGCAGGGTAACGAATAGGAGTTCTGCTTTGTATAGATTTGATGATAGCGGAGGTGATAAAATGGGGAATGTTGCGGGTGACGTTTGCGCCTTTGAAGGGTCTGCTTATGTGTATTGGTATGGTGACCTTGAAATAGGGTCTACCCTTTACGAAAATACAAGTGATGACCTTTTGCCCTATGATGGTGCGGGTTGGTTTCGGATAGGTAAAACAGCCTATCAGATCAATGCATCAAGTGAGGTGATTACTATTAATATAGATCAGTGTAATAGCCCTGCCCCTTTGCCTGATCCTGACCCCTTGCCGGCCCCTGGTAGGGAAGCTTATTTTCATTTACCGGTGGCTACAGCTGTCACCTTTAGAAAGGAGGGTAAAACGCTATTTTCGAACGAAAGGCACCCCGGTATTATTGATAGAGAGTTTTACCAGGTGGTGAAAAAAGACAATGCCGTTACTGTTCAGTTTGGTAGCAGTTTCACAGGCAATCAGGTAAGGGTAATTGATAT of the Cyclobacterium marinum DSM 745 genome contains:
- a CDS encoding tape measure protein; amino-acid sequence: MANIPLRADIDNRSFESVKKYLDEIARKAGMSEKEIDDMNKSIENSGKKSNEASKKAKGGLDDLNKTAKSVGAAMLAAFSVQAVIALGNQVVNVTAKFQKMEAMLRVALGSQSDATRAMEMISDFAGKTPFQVEELTQSFVKLTNQGFKPTRDQLRQMGDLAASMGKDFDQLTEAILDAQTGEFERLKEFGIRASSEGDRVRFTFKGVTTEVQKTDEAMRGYILSLGDAAGISGAMAEVSATVGGQLSNLSDNWTMLMKEIGDGTGGVISYAIGELNTLVTTLRNFGAFAEGLNPFKSVQDWSFETKKALLDLGMTNSGKLISDLLEPIDKIDFTKLEEGSTAYMEFLRIFEQEGEDIKEVQGLWETYVEVRKNDYYSTLADAGRAYFEAEGKARRAQVEADEEARKQAEEALAVQRAKVQAEQDRINGLGLIAKLEHDITEAQKERSQAGSVAEVSRIDARIEKLQKELALVNMLANGIDTGNRDPFEGLEESTTATFEKVNEAAKNGLDKFVDQYKEANEKAKKSDEDLARHKEEVMKGGISTALTVASGIADINYFASQERIAQLEAEKEASLALAGDDVQQREVLEKQYNEKIRAEKVKQAKFDKAASLFEIGLNAAIGISKAIAASPVTFGLPFSAFVAAQAAVQAAVVLAKPLPKYKDGVFDLDGPGTSTSDSITARLSKGESVVHAKGTEKFKDILKPIIEDKNFTYEKLLGIALDKVPLKLRGDVMNPPIKDKSGTDTALLKGLYRLEKAYKNKKETVITIDRNGVSQRERSRSRVIKQQREWLYD
- a CDS encoding phage capsid protein encodes the protein MKVLKRIKWGAVLFNLLMALMMGVAGQALGLNAYAVAGTVFTAGMVMPKEIKMAFPMAVQVEMWQSDFIENLFSDNPFMNYSFNGDEYVLKGKVVHIPVVGAKPTITKNNTSWPLTVTQRADSDIVYAIDVYSTGAIHIVDADKVELSYDKRQSVIEEESSALNETAGDWMLRDWFSKTINGDTVTGQIIRTTGGADATAVAAHLPSATGNRLKFVKADLKAASVLMNKAKISKKDRYAIFDSEMISQLQDDPDLIKRDGVNGGEVNLKEGVIMKLYGFNIMERAEVLRFTNAATPVVVDPGAAGATTHNAGVLCWQKNAVEKALGEVKFFENVDDATYQGDVYSALLRVGGRIRRAAGVVAIVQAATS
- a CDS encoding terminase gpP N-terminus-related DNA-binding protein, translating into MANPIPLKKRKILAESYFFNFYSQKEIADLLDTPENTISRWVQAGDWKKIRDHKTVTRDKLVSNLLSQVNQLEEAAREENRPLNSKETDSILKIAMAVEKLDKKINLSLYIQVFKEFNDFLIREDFELAKRFIPYQSNFIRNHAE
- a CDS encoding glycoside hydrolase family 108 protein — protein: MKTYNMTDFEIAYNKVMGHEGGYHAGTGANAADRGGETYKGIARRFHAKWNGWEIIDGLKKESNFPRNLKQHSQLQGSVNDFYKEHFWETNKLGSLRFQQLKNKLFDIGVNMGKATAATFLQRGFNYLCRGNTASKLKVDAVIGAITISRINQLNDNDARHLYNLLNIQQGRHYLNILDNDSSQEAFTRGWIDRLNLINQS